The genome window GCGGCTAGTACATTCACTGGTGTTGGGGGATCCAAGCTCTGCCAATATTGTGCTAACACCCCCCACCACATACACCCCAATACATCTCAATTCTCTAGCGCAGTCTTCCCATACCGTTTCCTCCCAGCCTGGGAGAGGTAAAGGAGCTGCGCCAgggtttttatcctttttcttaaACATCTCTGATTTCCTTTGCCTCACTtaatagttcaatattttaccagattccccagcaatcctgccgactacgccaaaatgttttaattttgggaaaatggttcaagagGTTAAAGAGTAAGTAGGCAAGAATCAGTGAGAGAAGGTccgatattttagtaaaatttacttattcaattatagcaACATTCAAATACTTAATGCAGTGACAAtagacatacaaaaacaaaattatgcttacagtaatatcaaaagacccagagccatcatcctagaccagtagactgagggagcccacttgtcagtctcatcagaggatcaactcgtgaGCCTGGTCCAGTACCGGGCGGTGTGCACGTTcccacggttgagcttccaaagaaactgagggcggaaccttcccttatatactaattgagtgtccttgcccaaaagcggcttgcgtgcaagcagtgtatacagaagtgatcagtttcagcacacactcttccacgggacacggtgtTGTTTTTCCTCTACTTGGCCTTGACCGAGACGGTGCCTAGTACCAGAAGATACACAATAATAAGCGTTGCGTGCagtgaagcccctcgaagtgaaaaacaactccttacatagccttggctgtatctttagaacattcctggCTGTTTTCAAAACAAATCCTTGCAGCTGGTTTTGCACTGAAGCGACCAACACCCATCTGCACTCTTTATTACCTCCTCCCGTCATAGTGAAAATTACCTtccattacacacacacaggcgcacgcaggacacacacacacacacacaggcgcgggacgcacgcacacacacatacacacgcacacacacacacacgcacacacacatacacacaggtgtgcgcgtgcattgttgcaatgttacttttcttcgttgtttattaaattttcaaatgttcatttttttccctgtgcttaaaacttattaaaaaaaaaagtgtttttagtgagcgggtcgtaaggctatagcgcaaactcttccagtcttagctttctcagttgttcaaggttttcttagtgttatttaatgtttttacatttagtttactattacgctgtgcattcagtggtataattaactatatttgtgcttaaaaacataaaaaatatttatttacatacagttcatacggtctgaaatggattaattgtatttacatacaatcctatgggggaaattacatcggttcacgaccaaatcgggttagaaccagagttttggaacgaattttggtcgtgagccgaggttccactgtattaccgTCATACAAACAGTGACGTATATTACAgctacatacaaggtcccttgccatttaatatagactgttcccactaatgtttatgcactactgttctagcgcccgttattgtaacgggcttaatgtctagtaaatgaataagaaatactGACATGAATGACACTTTAGCAGACCCATGTGACAGGTCATCTGTTCTGTCACTTTGTGGTCTTCACTCtctgagctcctgtctcacattaactgttcaccctctgtgtctcctcagatgttttctctgtgagctctcagctttctctttaaatctcctcctcctcctcactgagctcagacaaactttcactttggtttcttcacaagtcacttccttgtctGTCTGACTGATtttctctgcctgcctctcctcagactgacgatggctgaagcccagctgtgTGAATTACAGGatgagttcacctgctcggtgtgtctggacactcTGACTGACCCCGTCTCGATCCCCTGTGGACATAATTTCTGCCTGAAGTGCCTCACGGAGGgctgggatcagagccaagagACCAGCTGTCCTCAATGTAGAGAGAAATTCACCACGAGGCCTGCTCTGCGAAGAAATaatctgctgaatgaagtcatcaagaaattaaagaagacgaCACTCAGTTCTCCTCCTCCTCAGAATTATGCTGGCCCTGGAGacgtggagtgtgacttctgtactggtaagaagttcagagcagtgaagtcctgtctcacctgcccagcctcctactgtcagactcacctgcagcctcactatgaagTAGACGCCCTGAAGCACCACAAGCTGTctgatcctgatagaaatctgaaggagaaactctgtgagaaacatcagaaaagtctggagatattctgtaaaactgatgattcctgtatctgcatgatgtgtgtgGTGACTGGACATAAAAATCATGAAGTGGTCGTGCTGGAGacggaaagagaagaaaagcaggtgagtgatgtttagtgtttaatggaaaCTGTGTGAATAATTTGAGTTaaggaatttgtacatttaatgtgacagagaaatctattcatctacagtaaaacccgattatctgtcacttgattaactgtcaagactaaataacaaaaacccaACCTTCTGCACGCCAGCGTCTCCCAATTACTACTGCGAgttctgcacattggaacaacagaAATCCCAGTGTCCGTTAcgtaccttcagctttaataatggtttgtagcttttctcttttgttataattaaactaaactacTAAATATTGTTATGGCCTATCAACATATGTGTGTGCTGTTTGAACTTATTAAACGT of Polypterus senegalus isolate Bchr_013 unplaced genomic scaffold, ASM1683550v1 scaffold_2496, whole genome shotgun sequence contains these proteins:
- the LOC120522513 gene encoding E3 ubiquitin/ISG15 ligase TRIM25-like — encoded protein: MAEAQLCELQDEFTCSVCLDTLTDPVSIPCGHNFCLKCLTEGWDQSQETSCPQCREKFTTRPALRRNNLLNEVIKKLKKTTLSSPPPQNYAGPGDVECDFCTGKKFRAVKSCLTCPASYCQTHLQPHYEVDALKHHKLSDPDRNLKEKLCEKHQKSLEIFCKTDDSCICMMCVVTGHKNHEVVVLETEREEKQKQLG